In the Sandaracinus amylolyticus genome, TCGCCGCGACGTACTCGGCCTCGTCGAGCACCTTGTTGATGCCCGCGTCCTGCCCGCCGAGCGCGCGCACCGCGAGGAACTCGAGGCCCGCCTCGCTCACCGCGTTGAGCCGCTCGACGAGCCCGTCGAGCGAGTACGCGACGTCGCCGTCGAGCTTGAGATCGACGTACTCCGCGAGGCTCGCGATGCCGAGCGAGAGCGCCGGGCCGAACACCATGTCGGGCCGCGGATGGAAGCCCTCGGTGTACCAGAGCGGCATCTGCACGCGGCGCAGGATGCGCGGCAGCACGCGCACCAGATCGAGGTGCCCGCGGTAGGCCGCGAGCCCGACCTTGCGATACGCGAGGCGCACGCGAACCGGCGCGCCCTGCACCTGCTTCGGCGGCGGGCGCATGTGCTTCGGCAGCACCTTCGGCGCGTTGGGGTCGCGCGCCTCGCGCGGCGCGGGACGCTCCTCCGCGCCGAGCTTGCGCAGGAAGACGAGGCGCTCCTCGCGCATCTGCCCGAGGTCGCACGCGACGCCGCAGTCGTAACAGACGAGGCGCTTCCGATCGGCGTGCGCGTCGACGAGGTTCGTGTGGTGCACGAACGCGCCCGCGACCTTGCCGCAGGGGGGGCTCAGTCGGTTCGAGAGCGCCTTGCGGTACTCGCGCAGCAGGAAGCCGTCCTCGAGCCCGACGTCGAGGTGATCCCAGGGCAGGCGCGCGGTCACCGGGATGGTCCCGAGGAAGCGCGCGGGCTCGACCCCGTGCTGCTCGAACGCGCGCTGCCACGCGCCGAGATCGAGGCGCTCCTCCCACGAGTCGAAGCGCGCGCCGTTGCGATACGCGCTCTCGATCACGTCGCCGAGCGTGCGATCGCCGCGCGCGATGACGCCCTCGAGCCAGCTGCCCTCGGAGTCGTGCGTCTTGAGCTTCACGCCGCTCGCGCGCGCTTCCTCGCGAAGCCAGGCCTGCTTCACCTCGACGAGGTCCTTCGCGTCCATGGCGCACCACTGGAACGGCGTGTGCGGCTTCGGGACGTGGATCGATACCGAGACCGTCACGTCGGGGCCGCGTCCGCGCTGCAGCTTGCGACCGACGTCGCGCGCGCGTGCACCGGTCTGCACGATGCCGCGCACGTCCTCTTCTTCTTCGGTCGGCAGACCGATCATGAAGTAGAGCTTCATCTTCGACCAACCACGCGCGAAGACGCGCTCGGCGGTCGTCATCAGCTGCTCTTCCGTGATGTTCTTGTTCACCACGTCGCGCATGCGCTGCGAGCCCGCTTCGGGCGCGAACGTGAGGCCGGTGGCGCGCACCTTCTTGATCTCGTCGAGGAGGTCCTCGTCGAGGCCGTACGCGCGCAGCGACGAGACGGAGAGCGCGACCTTCTCCGCCTCGAACTTCTTCATCACCGCTTTGACCAGCGGATGGATCGCGCTGTAGTCCGCGGTCGACAGCGACGTGAGCGACGCTTCGTCGTAGCCACCGTCCTTCACCGCGCGCGTGATGGTGTCGAGGATCGACTCGGGATCGCGCTCGCGCACCGGGCGGTAGATCATGCCCGCCTGGCAGAAGCGACAGCCCTCGGTGCAGCCGCGCGCGATCTCGACCGACACGCGATCGAACACGCTCTCGGTCGCGCTCACCGGACCGCCCGAGGGGAACGGATAGTCGTTCAGGTTCGCGACCATCGCGCGCTTCACGGGGAAGGGCAGCGTGGGATCGCTCGGCCTCGAGACCACGCGCACGCCGGTCTCGGGCTCGATCTCGGTGTCGTAGAGCGCGGGCACGTAGAGCCCGCCTCCCGTCTTCGTGCTCACGCGCACCAGCTCGCGCAGGCGCTCGCGCCGGGGCACGCCCGCCGCCTTGAGCGCGGTCCACGTGAGCATGATCTCGGGCGTCTTCTCCTCGCCGTCGCCGATCACCGCGACGTCGACGAAGGGCGCGAGCGGCTCGCAGTGCGTCGCGACCGGGCCGCCGACGATCACGAGCGGATCGTCCTCGCCACGATCCGCTGCGCGCAGCGGGATCCCGCCGAGCTCGAGCATCAAGAGGATGTTGGTGAACGTGAGCTCGAACTGGAGCGAGAAGCCCACGACGTCGAAGTCGCGCAGCGGGCGCGCGCTCTCGA is a window encoding:
- a CDS encoding TIGR03960 family B12-binding radical SAM protein; this translates as MQKPSRYVGGEHGEVRKDWSAVSARLCLAFPDVYDIGMSHLGFKILYGIVNEHPKLLAERCYAPWSDMEAELRAHGQPLRSLESARPLRDFDVVGFSLQFELTFTNILLMLELGGIPLRAADRGEDDPLVIVGGPVATHCEPLAPFVDVAVIGDGEEKTPEIMLTWTALKAAGVPRRERLRELVRVSTKTGGGLYVPALYDTEIEPETGVRVVSRPSDPTLPFPVKRAMVANLNDYPFPSGGPVSATESVFDRVSVEIARGCTEGCRFCQAGMIYRPVRERDPESILDTITRAVKDGGYDEASLTSLSTADYSAIHPLVKAVMKKFEAEKVALSVSSLRAYGLDEDLLDEIKKVRATGLTFAPEAGSQRMRDVVNKNITEEQLMTTAERVFARGWSKMKLYFMIGLPTEEEEDVRGIVQTGARARDVGRKLQRGRGPDVTVSVSIHVPKPHTPFQWCAMDAKDLVEVKQAWLREEARASGVKLKTHDSEGSWLEGVIARGDRTLGDVIESAYRNGARFDSWEERLDLGAWQRAFEQHGVEPARFLGTIPVTARLPWDHLDVGLEDGFLLREYRKALSNRLSPPCGKVAGAFVHHTNLVDAHADRKRLVCYDCGVACDLGQMREERLVFLRKLGAEERPAPREARDPNAPKVLPKHMRPPPKQVQGAPVRVRLAYRKVGLAAYRGHLDLVRVLPRILRRVQMPLWYTEGFHPRPDMVFGPALSLGIASLAEYVDLKLDGDVAYSLDGLVERLNAVSEAGLEFLAVRALGGQDAGINKVLDEAEYVAAIPHAWLAERGFADLDALRAKVDAARAGSLVVRRIIEGIGKDVDVAKYLVEIEIGAGAEALEAAGLGGALVPLRMRIAVTGQGTAKASEVIEAVLGDKDVPHRLVRVGLFAIREGRRVDPTELDALRVKRTIQTHDVASEVVEAGSDAE